Part of the Cellulomonas taurus genome, TGGTCGCCCCGGACCTCGCGCAGCCCCGCCATCACCGCGGCGAACGCCCCGACGCCGGGCACCACGAGTCCGTCGGCCTCGGCGGCACGATGCGGGTCGCCGGTCAGCTCGACGGCAGCGCCCACCCGTTCCAGGGCGCGCACAGCGGATCGGACGTTGCCGAATCCGTAGTCCAGGACGACGACATCAGGTGCAGACACGGGTTCAGGTTAACGGTCACCACGGACAGAGCGGGCGGCGTCTCAGTCCTTGCCGCGCTTGCGTCGACCGGCGGACAGGGCACGCATCGCGGTCCATCGCGACATGCCGACACTGGTCACCACGCCGGGCACCTGGTCGACGGTCCGGGTGCCGAGCAACAGGTCCTCCAGCTCCGGCGGGGCACCGGAGAGCACCAGACCGGCCGCCAGGTCGTCCTCGTGCTCGCCACCGTTCCACCGGCTCGCCGCGATCCGCCCGCCGCGCCGGTCCAGGAGCAGCACCGGGGCCATCGGGAGCAGGCGGGACAGCGCGGCGGCGGCCTCGGTGGCCACGGCCGCCCGCGGTGCCGACCGCAGCACCGCGAGCGCCCCGATCGGCGACGGCACGACGTCCACGTCGAGTCCGGCCAGCGAGCAGGCGGCGGCCAGCGGCTTGGCCTCGGCGACCTGGGTGACCAGCAGGGTGATGGTCGGTTCCTGCGGGGAGGCGGCGTCGTCCAGCCCGGACAGGTCGTCGGGGATCTCGATGTCCCCCAGGTCGGTCAGGTCGTCGGGCAGGTCGTCGGGTCGGTCCTCGGGGCGGTTCTCGCTCACAGGGCACCCTTCGTGCTCGGGATGCCGTCCACCCGGGGGTCGACGGCCACCGCTGCGCGCAGGGCTCGTGCCAGGGCCTTGAACTGCGCTTCCACGATGTGGTGCGGGTCGCGACCGGCCAGCACGCGCACGTGCACGGTGAAGGCGGCGTGGTGGGCGATCGACTCCAGGACGTGCCGGGTCAGCGACCCGGTGAAGTGCCCGCCGATCAGGTGGTATTCCTGGCCGGCCGGCTCACCCGAGTGCACCAGGTAGGGCCGACCGGAGACGTCGACGACCGCCTGGGCCAGTGCCTCGTCCAGCGGCACGGTCGCGTCGCCGTAGCGCGAGATGCCGCGCTTGTCCCCGAGCGCCTCCCGCAGCGCCTCGCCCAGACAGATCGCCACGTCCTCGACGGTGTGGTGCGCGTCGATGTCGGTGTCGCCGGTGGCTCGGACGGTGAGGTCGATCAGCGAGTGCTTGCCCAGGGCGGTGAGCATGTGGTCGTAGAACGGCACCGTGGTGCTGATCTCGGTGCGGCCGGTGCCGTCGAGGTCCACCTCCACCACGACGCTGGACTCACTGGTCGTCCGCTCGATCCTGGCCGTGCGTGCGCTCACTGCCCCACCACCTCGCTCAGTGCGGCCTTGAACGCCGCCGTCTCCTCCGGGGTGCCGACCGACACCCGCAGCCATCCTTCGGGACCGACCTCACGGATCAGCACCCCCCGGTCCAGCAGTCCCTGCCAGACGGCGTGCCGGTCCGGGAACGTCCCGAACAGCACGAAGTTCGCATCCGAGTCGGCGACCCGGTGTCCGCGCGCCCGCAGCCAGTCCACCAGGGCGTCCCGCTCGGCGCGCAGCGACCCGACCTGGGCCATCAGCGCGGTCGAGTGCCGCAGCGCGGCGCGGGCGGTCGCCTGGGTGACCGCGGACAGGTGGTACGGCAACCGCACGATCCGCAGCACGTCGACCAGCTCCCGGCTCGCCGCGAGGTACCCGATCCGCGCACCGGCCAGACCGAAGGCCTTGGACATGGTGCGGCTGACCGCCAGGTGCGGGTACTCGGCGAGCAGGGTGAGCGCGGACGGCACACCGTCGCGGCGGAACTCGCCGTAGGCCTCGTCGACCACCACCACGCAGCCGCCCGGCACCTGCGCCGCGGCGTCCAGCACCTCGCGGACGGTGTCCAAGGACAGCGCGGTGCCGGTCGGGTTGTTCGGGCTGGTCAGCAGCACCACCGACGGGGCCTCGCGGGCCAGCAGCGCGCGAGCCTCGGCCGGGTCGACGTCGAAGTCCTCGGTCCGGCGACCGGCGACCCACCGGGTGTGGGTGTCCCGCGCGTACTCCGGGTACATCGAGTAGGTCGGCGCGAAGGACACCGCGGTGCGGCCGGGGCCGCCGAAGCCCTGCAACAGGTGCAGCATGACCTCGTTCGAGCCGTTGGCGGCCCAGATCTGCTCGGCGGGCAGGCGGACGCCGGACTCCACCGCGAGGTAGTCGGCCAGGTCGGCGCGCAGGTCGAGGAACTCCCGATCCGGGTAGCGGTTCAGCCCGTGCGCGGCCTCCGCCACCGCCTCGGCGATCTCGCGCACCACCGCGTCGGAGGGCGGGTAGGGGTTCTCGTTCACGTTCAGCAGCACCGGCACGTCGAGCTGCGGGGCGCCGTAGGGCGCCTCACCTGCGAGCTCGGGGCGCACCGGCAGCACCGGGGTGCCGGGCAGGTCGCGCGCGGCGTCGGGGGAATCGGTCACCGGGCAAGGGTATCCGCGCCGCGCCGTCGGAGGTCGCCCCTAGGCTCGCGGCCATGAGTTCGTCGGATCTGCGAAGTGAGGCCGAGGCCGTCCTGCGCCGCCTGGTCGGCCGGGAGGACGCGCGGCTGCGCGACGACCAGTGGCGGGCGATCGAGGCGCTGGTGCGCGACCACCGGCGGGCACTGGTCGTCCAGCGCACCGGGTGGGGCAAGTCAGCGGTCTACTTCGTGGCGACCGCGCTGCTGCGCGCCCGGGGTGCCGGTCCCACCGTCCTGGTCTCACCCCTGCTGGCGCTGATGCGCAACCAGGTGGCGTCGGCCGCCGGTGCCGGGGTGCGGGCGGCGACCCTCAACTCCGCGAACGTCACCGAGTGGGACGCGGTGCACGCGGCCGTCGCCGCCGGGGAGATCGACGTGCTGCTGGTCAGCCCGGAGCGACTGAACAACCCCGCCTTCCGGGACGAGGTGCTGCCGTCCTTGGCCGCCGACGCCGGGCTGGTGGTGGTGGACGAGGCGCACTGCATCTCGGACTGGGGGCACGACTTCCGCCCCGACTACCGACGGTTGCGCACCCTGCTGGCCGAGCTGCCCACCGGCATTCCGGTGCTGGCGACCACCGCCACCGCGAACGGGCGAGTCACCGCGGACATCGCCGAACAGCTCGGCACCGGGGGCGACCAGGACGTGCTGGTGCTGCGCGGGCCGCTGGACAGGTCCAGCCTCGACCTGTCGGTGGTGCGGCTGCCGGACACCGCCGCGCAGCTGGCCTGGCTGACCGCGAACCTGCCGGCGCTGCCCGGCTCCGGGATCATCTACTGCCTGACCATCGCCGCCGCCGGGCAGGTGGCCGACCACCTGCGATCGGCCGGGATGGACGTGCAGGTCTACACCGGGCAGACCGACCCGGCCGAGCGGGAGCAGGCCGAGGCCGACCTGCTCGCCAACCGGGTCAAGGCGCTGGTCGCCACCTCCGCCCTCGGCATGGGCTTCGACAAGCCGGATCTCGGCTTCGTGGTGCACGTCGGCGCGCCCTCGTCGCCGATCAGTTACTACCAGCAGGTCGGCCGGGCCGGTCGTGCCGCCGAGGCGGTCGGCGGCCGGGCCACCGCCGTGCTGCTGCCGGGCCGGGAGGACCGGGCGATCTGGGAGTGGTTCGCCCAGAACGCCTTCCCGCCGGAGCCGGAGGTGCGGGCGGCCCTCGACGCGCTGACCGAGGCGGGCACGCTGTCCACCACCGCGCTGGAACCCCGGGTCAGCCTGCGCCGCGGACGGTTGGAGCAGATGCTCAAGGTGCTCGACGTCGACGGCGCCGTGCACCGGGTCCAGGGCGGCTGGCAGGCGACCGGCAGACCGTGGAGCTACGACGCCGAGCGCTACGCCCGGGTCACGGCGACCCGGCAGGCCGAGCAGCAGTCGATGCTGGACTACATCGCCACCGACGGGTGCCGGATGGCCCACCTGCGCCGGGCACTGGACGACCCCGACCTGACCGACGACAGCACCTGGCGGTGCGGACGGTGCGACACCTGCACCGGCCGGGTGACCGGCGCCGCCCCCGACGCCGAGCAGATCGCCGCCGCCCGGGACCAGCTCGCGGTCGCCGGCGTGCCGGTGGAACCGCGGCGGCAGTGGCCGAGCGGGATGAGGACCCTCGGGATCGAGCTGTCCGGCCGGATCGCCGAGGGTGAGCGCGCGGCCACCGGTCGCGCGGTGGCCCGGATGGACTCGGTCGGGTGGGGCGGGTTGCTGCGCGACCTGTTCGCCCCCGGCGCTCCGGTGCCCGACGGCCTGCCCCCGCAGCTGCGCGGGCCGGTGCTGGCGACGGTGGACGCCTGGGACTGGTCGGCCGCCCCGGAGGGGGTGGTGCTGATCGAGTCCGCCCAGCACGGCACCCTGGTCCGGCACCTGGCCGAGGGCGTGTCCCGGCACCTCGGCATCCCGGTGGTCGGCGCCGTGCGGCCCGCCGCGGACAGTGCGCCCGGGCGGCACGACGTGAACTCCGCGCACCGACTCGCCGGGGTGGTGC contains:
- the hisB gene encoding imidazoleglycerol-phosphate dehydratase HisB: MSARTARIERTTSESSVVVEVDLDGTGRTEISTTVPFYDHMLTALGKHSLIDLTVRATGDTDIDAHHTVEDVAICLGEALREALGDKRGISRYGDATVPLDEALAQAVVDVSGRPYLVHSGEPAGQEYHLIGGHFTGSLTRHVLESIAHHAAFTVHVRVLAGRDPHHIVEAQFKALARALRAAVAVDPRVDGIPSTKGAL
- a CDS encoding histidinol-phosphate transaminase; its protein translation is MTDSPDAARDLPGTPVLPVRPELAGEAPYGAPQLDVPVLLNVNENPYPPSDAVVREIAEAVAEAAHGLNRYPDREFLDLRADLADYLAVESGVRLPAEQIWAANGSNEVMLHLLQGFGGPGRTAVSFAPTYSMYPEYARDTHTRWVAGRRTEDFDVDPAEARALLAREAPSVVLLTSPNNPTGTALSLDTVREVLDAAAQVPGGCVVVVDEAYGEFRRDGVPSALTLLAEYPHLAVSRTMSKAFGLAGARIGYLAASRELVDVLRIVRLPYHLSAVTQATARAALRHSTALMAQVGSLRAERDALVDWLRARGHRVADSDANFVLFGTFPDRHAVWQGLLDRGVLIREVGPEGWLRVSVGTPEETAAFKAALSEVVGQ
- a CDS encoding RecQ family ATP-dependent DNA helicase, yielding MSSSDLRSEAEAVLRRLVGREDARLRDDQWRAIEALVRDHRRALVVQRTGWGKSAVYFVATALLRARGAGPTVLVSPLLALMRNQVASAAGAGVRAATLNSANVTEWDAVHAAVAAGEIDVLLVSPERLNNPAFRDEVLPSLAADAGLVVVDEAHCISDWGHDFRPDYRRLRTLLAELPTGIPVLATTATANGRVTADIAEQLGTGGDQDVLVLRGPLDRSSLDLSVVRLPDTAAQLAWLTANLPALPGSGIIYCLTIAAAGQVADHLRSAGMDVQVYTGQTDPAEREQAEADLLANRVKALVATSALGMGFDKPDLGFVVHVGAPSSPISYYQQVGRAGRAAEAVGGRATAVLLPGREDRAIWEWFAQNAFPPEPEVRAALDALTEAGTLSTTALEPRVSLRRGRLEQMLKVLDVDGAVHRVQGGWQATGRPWSYDAERYARVTATRQAEQQSMLDYIATDGCRMAHLRRALDDPDLTDDSTWRCGRCDTCTGRVTGAAPDAEQIAAARDQLAVAGVPVEPRRQWPSGMRTLGIELSGRIAEGERAATGRAVARMDSVGWGGLLRDLFAPGAPVPDGLPPQLRGPVLATVDAWDWSAAPEGVVLIESAQHGTLVRHLAEGVSRHLGIPVVGAVRPAADSAPGRHDVNSAHRLAGVVRRLELDLSPAAAAGLPGRRVLLIDDRVDSGWTLTVAARLLRQAGAQEVLPLVLGLG